One segment of Mycolicibacterium baixiangningiae DNA contains the following:
- a CDS encoding DUF3320 domain-containing protein, with protein MNRVDHHQLVGEALGSLIDGLQPFVSRVLSPALPAGTDWPDVLRAKDAANGRRGGEYRNRDLSLMLRAMTERLGDLLGYPFSRHLSRQAENYARELRSVRNEWAHNEHFDAARAYRAIDSAELLLRAIGADAQADEVAGLKATVAPVQVTPRAEQAPAEQVASQVKVTPGPNAGDVDAPRIGISAVSDLSYAMAHCRIPVIDHITVDHVTSDLHGAVIEVDVVSAIGSHGGPREVHLDLAANKPTILNNVDLQLDPASMLEVDEQSPGDIRVVLRDANGQVLAEAAKNVNILAAKQWKATPPQLALEMLAAYVQPNSTAVTTLLTEVSDHLKAATGNSAIDGYQSENPDRVDAIAKAVFDVMRARDIRYAEPPASWGADGQKIRTPAEVLDGRLGTCLDTTLTMAAVLEQAGINTTLWVLRGHAFLGYWRTDSALSMVSTTEVVDVVNQVDLGHIALIETTMLTQAADQPSFVDATHAPRRSHLTGDLSGIVGITDIRQAREARIYPLPSRSIDAEGNVVVTTYQPGAGRSIAPYLPAQGQARTSVDELVPARIAQWKNALLDLSLRNKLINYTDRAGYRLEVPGRALGRFEDAVNAGAPVVLLPSDEVKSVDTARGIRFGRDLPEAEREVQLAEKRTTYIDITDAAYKNKLRYLANKAKTIVEETGANNLYLAFGMLHWHFNDRELRSPLVLVPVNISTKNRGERYQLTLDEAGTSTPNYCLVEKLRVALNLHIPELSNPAEDASGIDLVGTFNGVRRAIADAGLHFRVEDTVHLAILQFAKFPLWKDLDESWKSLSRNPLVEHLIETPQEPFTDPVTPSADVDLDELNAAVPVPADSSQLRAVADAVAGRTFVLEGPPGTGKSQTITNLLAHAMAQGRRVLFVAEKRAALDVVKKRLEAVGLGELSLNLHDKSARPAAVRGQIKEALELRIHHDEDLLHTQLQAAESSRGSLGRYATRLHETNAVGQSLYSARSRELAADRHVDPLDVPEQLVASGNPELLERVSQALRTLPEKADLARPRREHPWGFVDVPPQQGLDGAEIHAAAAEFDRALDEVQRAGLSLHQLSHAADLSAVAAWAILAGEPRYPLDAIDTLQSSAAAAQLRAVEELVRAITGTKHDWEAVITPAAMDLDIPAIHQAAVAADESGFFGRKKRRRAVVEQITPALAVDADTVDLKSLSALLEQVRHTHALVAGLRAQVAALPLQLFNRPWNPMAAADATYLRDNIAAIRRVAAVISANADDEYARVLRGFFTSTRQGELSTQLDLLAKAWKRLQDATGASPEQQRAWAGEGSFVEQWWETRTDRKLESSASIDRWVDLVSHVEPLRHAGMTTARTGILKGTVVADDAALAFDRGKAKASVAERLEASALGDFDVAAHSKAIQRFTVSTGQIREELRRAIPAQILGARRFDSDSMSGQVGGLRRQLDRKRGGMSVRGLMENYSELITQILPCTLMSPDSVARFFPAKPDLFDIVVFDEASQIRVADAVGAMGRARSIVVVGDSKQMPPTSFAEASAAVDEDEDYNPDVVLDEESILTECVHARVPQQWLSWHYRSQDEALIAFSNFHYYNGQLASFPAPLATASEHGISLVRVNGHFERSGRGKALRTNHVEAKAIVEDIMRRFDDSPAEAPSLGVITFNAPQRDLIENLLRDAGDDRLLQALDEPDGLFVKNLENVQGDERDAILFSIAFSKNDKGVVPLNFGPLSRPGGERRLNVAITRARREVVLYASFDPSELRAEETSQVGTKHLKAYLEMAARGVETITEGGRRLPVIDRHREEIAEVLRAEGFVVRTDVGLSDFRVDIVIADPEDPEQPLVAVLLDGQEWYGRKTVADRDGLPVEVLGNLMKWPAVERVWLPEWLNQREETIGRLRSAVVEAKNVLATPSTVPAPAVFENEVPPAPTHQFKYAPLRSARPTPAPAPWKPKQHPNVMTFREWTPRIEGDISILDALPSQWAKDAVRRVAESVIAAEAPVHRARLAKLVAGAFGLGKVNDDRKRSIQRVVPSEFMRADDKDFYWPTGLQPDSWRGVRIPPEGLSRPLEEVSLVEIGNAMLVIVEQTGGIEREELKRDALAMFGGKRRTQGISARLDAAILHALEHELVQVSESGLVVLR; from the coding sequence ATGAACCGCGTCGACCATCATCAGCTCGTCGGTGAGGCCTTGGGTTCGCTGATCGACGGGCTCCAGCCGTTCGTCAGTCGCGTTTTGAGTCCCGCCCTACCTGCGGGCACAGACTGGCCGGACGTGCTTCGCGCGAAGGACGCTGCGAACGGGCGCCGCGGCGGTGAGTACCGCAACCGTGACCTGTCGCTGATGCTGCGGGCCATGACGGAGCGGCTCGGTGACCTCCTCGGCTACCCCTTCTCGCGTCACTTGTCGCGGCAGGCCGAGAACTACGCGCGCGAACTGCGGAGCGTCCGCAACGAGTGGGCGCATAACGAGCATTTCGACGCCGCCCGGGCCTACCGGGCGATCGACTCGGCCGAACTCCTCCTTCGCGCCATCGGCGCTGACGCGCAAGCCGACGAGGTCGCCGGCCTCAAGGCGACCGTCGCACCCGTCCAGGTGACGCCCAGAGCCGAACAAGCCCCGGCGGAACAGGTCGCTTCGCAGGTGAAGGTGACGCCCGGCCCGAATGCCGGTGACGTCGACGCACCGCGGATCGGAATCTCCGCGGTCTCCGACCTCAGCTACGCAATGGCGCACTGCCGGATCCCGGTGATCGACCACATCACCGTTGACCACGTCACCAGCGACCTTCACGGCGCCGTCATCGAAGTCGATGTTGTCAGCGCTATTGGCAGCCATGGTGGCCCCCGGGAAGTGCACCTCGACCTGGCCGCGAACAAGCCGACCATCCTCAACAACGTCGACCTCCAACTCGACCCAGCCTCCATGCTCGAGGTCGACGAACAAAGCCCCGGCGACATCCGGGTCGTCCTCCGCGACGCGAACGGACAGGTGCTCGCCGAGGCGGCCAAGAACGTCAACATTCTCGCCGCCAAACAGTGGAAGGCGACCCCGCCGCAACTCGCGCTCGAGATGCTCGCCGCATACGTCCAGCCGAACTCGACGGCCGTCACCACCTTGCTGACCGAGGTGTCAGACCATCTGAAGGCCGCGACCGGAAACTCGGCAATCGACGGCTACCAAAGCGAGAACCCCGACCGGGTCGATGCGATCGCCAAGGCTGTGTTCGACGTGATGCGCGCCCGCGACATCCGCTATGCCGAACCGCCCGCAAGCTGGGGCGCCGATGGGCAGAAGATCCGAACACCAGCCGAAGTGCTGGACGGACGGCTGGGAACCTGTCTCGACACCACACTCACGATGGCAGCCGTCCTCGAACAGGCGGGCATCAACACCACGCTGTGGGTTCTGCGGGGCCACGCATTCCTCGGCTACTGGCGCACCGACTCCGCGCTCAGCATGGTGTCCACCACCGAAGTCGTCGACGTCGTCAACCAGGTTGACCTGGGCCACATCGCCCTGATCGAAACCACCATGCTGACCCAGGCTGCGGACCAGCCGTCCTTCGTCGACGCCACCCACGCACCCCGAAGGTCGCACCTAACGGGCGACCTCTCGGGGATCGTCGGGATCACTGACATTCGGCAGGCGCGCGAGGCAAGGATTTACCCGCTCCCCAGCCGGTCGATCGACGCCGAGGGCAACGTCGTGGTCACCACTTATCAACCGGGCGCCGGGCGGTCCATTGCGCCCTATCTGCCGGCACAGGGTCAGGCCCGCACCTCAGTCGACGAGCTCGTGCCCGCCCGCATTGCGCAGTGGAAGAACGCGTTGCTCGACCTCAGCCTCCGCAACAAGTTGATCAACTACACGGACCGCGCCGGCTACCGCTTGGAGGTGCCGGGCCGCGCACTCGGCCGGTTCGAAGACGCCGTAAACGCCGGCGCTCCCGTCGTGCTGCTGCCCTCCGACGAAGTGAAAAGTGTCGACACCGCGCGCGGTATCCGCTTCGGACGCGATCTACCCGAAGCCGAGCGCGAAGTGCAGCTCGCCGAGAAGCGAACTACCTACATCGACATCACCGACGCCGCCTACAAGAACAAGTTGCGCTACCTGGCGAACAAGGCCAAAACCATCGTCGAGGAGACCGGCGCGAACAATCTGTACCTGGCTTTCGGCATGCTGCACTGGCACTTCAACGACCGCGAACTGCGGTCACCACTGGTCCTGGTGCCTGTGAATATCTCCACCAAGAACCGCGGCGAGCGATACCAGCTCACCCTCGACGAAGCCGGTACGTCGACACCGAACTACTGCCTCGTCGAAAAGCTGCGAGTGGCCTTGAACCTACACATCCCCGAGTTGTCGAATCCGGCCGAGGATGCCTCTGGGATCGATCTCGTCGGCACCTTCAACGGTGTGCGTCGAGCTATCGCCGACGCCGGGCTGCACTTCCGCGTCGAAGACACCGTTCACCTGGCGATTCTTCAGTTCGCGAAGTTTCCGCTGTGGAAAGACCTCGACGAATCATGGAAGTCGTTGTCTCGCAATCCCTTGGTCGAGCACCTCATTGAGACGCCGCAGGAGCCTTTCACCGACCCGGTGACCCCCTCCGCTGACGTCGACCTCGACGAGCTCAATGCCGCGGTTCCCGTGCCGGCAGATTCGTCGCAACTTCGTGCGGTCGCCGACGCAGTGGCCGGCCGCACCTTCGTTCTCGAAGGACCGCCCGGTACTGGGAAATCGCAGACGATCACAAACCTGTTGGCCCATGCCATGGCTCAAGGCCGCCGGGTGCTGTTCGTGGCAGAGAAGCGTGCAGCTCTCGATGTGGTCAAGAAGCGACTGGAAGCGGTCGGGCTGGGTGAGCTGTCGCTCAATCTCCACGACAAATCGGCGCGGCCGGCCGCTGTCCGCGGGCAGATCAAAGAAGCGCTCGAGTTGCGCATCCACCACGACGAGGATCTCCTGCACACCCAGTTGCAGGCAGCGGAGTCGAGCCGCGGGTCGTTGGGACGATATGCCACTCGGCTCCACGAGACCAACGCCGTCGGTCAATCGCTGTACTCCGCGCGTTCCCGAGAGCTGGCGGCTGACCGGCACGTCGACCCACTCGACGTGCCAGAGCAATTGGTGGCGAGTGGAAACCCCGAACTCCTCGAGCGCGTCAGCCAAGCCCTGAGAACGCTGCCGGAGAAAGCGGATCTCGCGCGCCCACGCCGTGAACACCCGTGGGGCTTTGTCGATGTGCCTCCTCAGCAGGGTCTTGACGGGGCTGAGATACACGCGGCGGCAGCGGAGTTCGATCGCGCCCTGGATGAGGTCCAAAGGGCAGGTCTGTCGTTGCACCAGTTATCCCATGCGGCTGATCTCTCGGCGGTCGCGGCCTGGGCGATTCTCGCCGGAGAGCCGCGGTATCCACTCGATGCGATCGACACGCTGCAGTCGAGCGCAGCCGCCGCCCAACTTCGAGCCGTCGAGGAACTCGTAAGAGCCATCACCGGCACGAAACACGACTGGGAGGCCGTGATTACTCCTGCCGCCATGGATCTCGATATACCGGCGATTCACCAGGCTGCCGTAGCTGCTGACGAGTCCGGCTTCTTCGGCCGCAAAAAACGCCGCCGGGCGGTCGTCGAGCAGATCACTCCGGCCCTGGCGGTCGACGCCGACACCGTCGACCTGAAATCGCTCTCGGCGTTGTTGGAGCAGGTCCGTCACACGCATGCCTTGGTCGCCGGACTACGCGCACAGGTCGCGGCGCTGCCCCTGCAGCTCTTCAATCGACCGTGGAATCCAATGGCCGCCGCAGATGCGACCTACCTGCGCGACAACATCGCCGCTATCCGTCGCGTTGCCGCCGTGATTTCTGCCAATGCGGACGACGAGTATGCCCGCGTCTTACGGGGCTTCTTCACGAGCACCCGACAAGGCGAGCTGAGCACGCAGCTCGATCTGCTGGCCAAGGCCTGGAAGCGATTGCAGGACGCGACGGGCGCATCACCGGAACAGCAGCGGGCCTGGGCGGGCGAAGGGTCGTTCGTCGAACAGTGGTGGGAGACCCGCACAGACCGAAAGTTGGAGTCGTCGGCTTCGATCGACCGTTGGGTCGACTTGGTCAGCCACGTCGAGCCGCTCCGTCACGCGGGGATGACCACCGCGCGGACCGGAATTCTGAAAGGCACGGTGGTTGCTGACGACGCCGCACTCGCGTTCGACCGCGGCAAGGCCAAAGCGTCGGTCGCTGAGCGGCTGGAGGCGAGCGCTCTCGGTGACTTCGATGTCGCCGCCCACAGCAAGGCGATCCAACGTTTCACGGTCAGCACGGGACAGATCAGAGAAGAGCTGCGCCGGGCCATCCCAGCGCAGATCCTTGGTGCCCGGCGTTTCGACTCGGATTCTATGAGCGGCCAGGTCGGTGGGCTTCGCAGACAGCTGGACCGTAAACGCGGCGGCATGAGTGTGCGCGGGCTCATGGAGAACTACAGCGAGCTGATCACCCAGATCCTTCCGTGCACACTGATGAGTCCCGATTCGGTGGCACGGTTCTTCCCCGCCAAGCCGGACCTGTTCGACATCGTGGTGTTCGACGAGGCCTCACAGATTCGCGTGGCAGACGCGGTCGGTGCGATGGGCCGGGCCAGATCCATTGTCGTGGTTGGGGACAGCAAGCAGATGCCACCGACGAGCTTCGCCGAAGCCAGCGCTGCGGTCGATGAAGACGAGGATTACAACCCCGACGTGGTATTGGATGAGGAGTCCATCCTCACGGAGTGCGTGCATGCGCGGGTGCCGCAGCAGTGGCTGTCCTGGCACTACCGTAGCCAAGACGAAGCCCTGATCGCCTTCAGCAACTTCCACTACTACAACGGCCAACTCGCGTCGTTCCCCGCGCCTCTCGCGACCGCGAGTGAGCACGGCATTTCGCTTGTGCGGGTCAACGGGCATTTCGAGCGGAGCGGGCGCGGTAAGGCACTGCGGACAAACCACGTTGAGGCAAAGGCCATCGTGGAGGACATCATGCGGCGGTTCGACGACTCGCCGGCGGAGGCCCCGTCGCTGGGCGTCATTACGTTTAACGCACCGCAACGCGACCTGATCGAGAATCTGCTGCGAGATGCCGGCGATGATCGCTTGCTGCAAGCCCTCGACGAGCCTGACGGTCTGTTCGTGAAAAACCTCGAGAACGTGCAGGGCGATGAACGCGACGCCATTCTCTTTTCCATCGCGTTCAGCAAGAACGACAAAGGCGTAGTACCGCTCAACTTCGGGCCGCTCTCCCGCCCGGGGGGCGAACGTCGACTGAACGTGGCCATCACCAGAGCGCGGCGAGAAGTGGTGCTATACGCGAGTTTCGATCCTTCGGAGCTGCGTGCGGAAGAGACCTCACAGGTCGGCACGAAGCATCTTAAAGCGTACCTGGAGATGGCCGCACGCGGAGTGGAGACGATCACCGAGGGCGGTCGACGGCTACCGGTGATCGACCGCCACCGTGAGGAAATCGCCGAAGTGCTGCGAGCCGAGGGATTCGTAGTGCGCACCGATGTGGGGCTGTCGGACTTCCGCGTCGACATTGTCATCGCCGACCCAGAAGACCCGGAGCAGCCGCTGGTGGCGGTCCTCTTGGACGGGCAGGAATGGTACGGCCGCAAGACCGTCGCCGACCGCGACGGTCTACCGGTCGAAGTCCTCGGCAACCTGATGAAGTGGCCGGCTGTCGAACGAGTGTGGTTGCCGGAGTGGCTGAATCAGCGAGAAGAGACCATCGGTCGGTTGCGTTCAGCCGTGGTGGAGGCGAAGAATGTGCTCGCCACGCCCTCGACCGTCCCTGCGCCGGCCGTTTTCGAGAACGAGGTACCGCCGGCGCCCACGCATCAGTTCAAGTATGCGCCGTTGCGGTCAGCGAGGCCGACGCCCGCACCCGCGCCATGGAAGCCGAAGCAGCATCCGAACGTGATGACGTTCCGAGAGTGGACACCGCGCATCGAAGGGGATATCAGCATCCTCGATGCCCTGCCGAGTCAATGGGCCAAGGATGCGGTGCGTCGAGTGGCCGAATCGGTGATCGCGGCCGAGGCGCCGGTGCATCGAGCGCGGCTTGCGAAACTCGTCGCCGGCGCCTTCGGCTTGGGCAAAGTCAACGACGACAGGAAGCGCTCGATCCAGCGCGTGGTGCCGTCGGAATTCATGCGGGCGGACGATAAGGACTTCTACTGGCCGACGGGACTTCAACCGGATTCATGGCGAGGGGTGCGCATCCCACCCGAGGGGCTCAGCCGGCCGCTGGAGGAAGTGAGTCTCGTCGAGATCGGTAATGCCATGCTCGTCATCGTGGAGCAGACCGGCGGTATTGAACGAGAAGAGCTGAAGCGGGATGCTCTGGCGATGTTCGGTGGCAAGCGTCGCACGCAGGGAATCAGCGCGCGGCTCGACGCGGCGATTCTGCATGCATTGGAGCACGAGTTAGTGCAGGTGTCTGAGTCGGGGCTTGTAGTTCTTCGCTAA
- a CDS encoding RNA-dependent RNA polymerase family protein encodes MALEPVDIDQCLMDPATYESTILRIYAKRNERGMGFHDVADGVTDFDAAADRKALSRAIAATIADGSYEPQPVDLWFLETNGKRRAAHMPGFVDHIVGSALFKLLSHNARCYGLPGVYSYLPGLTNVGAMRAFAAFIRAHRERVGPRGGPLYVLQSDFEKYGDNLPVGPDAALWKSLREVASLGSARGEISGSAWGLITALIRPVVRDEDGAEFTRLNGVAMGTPLVPVLGNLAVVPMDRAITDMDGVFYARYNDDFIVAHGDLAALYEADARIDALVAELGVKRKLSKELRTALSVHGRRCEVDPTYRGRDRIDCLGMSVTAAGTVTLGPHRLRRFVARIAARIDASSPTLASMTVRERAGHLVAATNVMLDVTSPFAVAGLSALLDTVTDRGSLKDLDYRIARKIAQAATGTAGVRGFRQLPPEVLYREMGLVSLVALRNAQ; translated from the coding sequence ATGGCGCTTGAACCGGTCGATATCGACCAGTGCCTTATGGACCCGGCGACCTACGAGTCCACGATCCTGCGGATCTACGCTAAGCGCAACGAGCGGGGCATGGGATTCCACGACGTCGCCGACGGCGTCACGGATTTCGATGCGGCCGCCGATCGAAAGGCGTTGTCCCGCGCCATCGCCGCGACTATCGCCGACGGCAGCTACGAGCCGCAGCCGGTCGATCTGTGGTTCCTGGAGACCAACGGCAAGCGCCGCGCCGCTCACATGCCGGGGTTCGTCGATCACATCGTCGGTTCGGCGCTGTTCAAGCTGTTGTCGCACAACGCCCGCTGTTACGGCCTGCCGGGCGTGTATTCGTATCTGCCGGGTCTGACGAACGTGGGCGCGATGCGGGCGTTCGCGGCGTTCATCCGTGCCCATCGTGAGCGGGTCGGCCCGAGAGGCGGACCGCTGTACGTGCTGCAGTCGGATTTCGAGAAGTACGGCGACAACCTGCCGGTCGGGCCGGATGCCGCGCTGTGGAAGAGCCTGCGGGAAGTGGCGTCGCTCGGCAGCGCACGTGGTGAGATCAGCGGTAGTGCTTGGGGTTTGATCACTGCGCTGATCCGCCCGGTGGTGCGCGACGAGGACGGTGCCGAGTTCACCCGCCTCAACGGGGTTGCGATGGGGACGCCGCTGGTGCCGGTGCTCGGGAATCTGGCGGTGGTACCGATGGACCGGGCGATCACCGATATGGACGGGGTGTTCTACGCCCGCTACAACGACGACTTCATCGTTGCCCATGGGGATCTCGCTGCGCTCTATGAGGCGGACGCACGGATCGATGCGTTGGTTGCAGAGCTGGGTGTCAAGCGGAAGCTGAGCAAGGAGTTGCGCACGGCGCTGTCGGTGCATGGCCGGCGGTGCGAGGTTGACCCCACCTACCGTGGCAGGGACCGGATCGACTGCCTGGGGATGTCGGTGACGGCGGCCGGGACGGTGACGTTGGGCCCACATCGGTTGCGACGCTTCGTTGCTCGGATCGCGGCGCGGATCGACGCGTCATCACCGACGCTGGCGTCAATGACAGTGCGGGAGCGGGCCGGTCATTTGGTCGCGGCGACGAACGTGATGCTGGATGTCACGAGCCCGTTCGCGGTGGCGGGGTTGTCGGCACTGCTGGACACGGTGACCGACCGGGGGTCGCTGAAGGATCTGGACTACCGGATCGCGCGGAAGATCGCGCAGGCGGCGACGGGCACGGCGGGAGTGCGCGGCTTCCGGCAGTTGCCACCGGAGGTGCTGTACCGGGAGATGGGGCTGGTGTCGTTGGTCGCGCTGCGAAATGCGCAGTGA
- a CDS encoding ribonuclease T2 family protein, with the protein MRRGDVAVLSISAALAAIVVAAVTYSVTALDRTPNPSALVSDGAASSWLVLTWAPSFCIAEPENAACESGEVAKKGSTLVLHGLWPQPRDRQYCGVPQEFRDRESALPAVQVADDVRDQLGSTTVNTDSLMHHEWYTHGTCAGVSPDTYFGDGAALTDEARTVLDPVLRDAAGGRLTLAAVRARVDEAFGAGAGERVGFGCRTASGEGTVIVEVRLSLPPVVGLRDGEELASLGTLLGDAPPMALQCRHGSVP; encoded by the coding sequence ATGCGGCGAGGCGACGTAGCCGTATTGTCGATTTCCGCGGCGCTGGCCGCGATTGTCGTCGCTGCTGTCACCTACAGCGTGACTGCCCTCGACCGGACACCCAACCCGTCTGCGCTGGTATCCGACGGCGCCGCCTCCAGTTGGCTGGTGCTCACCTGGGCGCCCAGCTTCTGCATCGCCGAACCGGAAAACGCGGCGTGTGAGTCCGGTGAGGTCGCCAAGAAGGGGTCGACGCTTGTCCTGCACGGTCTGTGGCCGCAGCCACGCGACCGTCAGTATTGCGGTGTGCCACAGGAGTTTCGCGATCGCGAATCAGCGCTGCCGGCGGTGCAGGTGGCGGACGACGTCCGTGACCAACTGGGTTCGACGACCGTCAACACGGACTCGCTGATGCACCACGAGTGGTACACCCACGGCACGTGTGCGGGTGTCTCGCCGGACACCTACTTCGGCGATGGGGCTGCGTTGACCGACGAGGCCCGCACGGTCCTCGATCCGGTGCTGCGCGACGCGGCCGGGGGCCGGTTGACGTTGGCCGCCGTCCGGGCGCGCGTCGACGAGGCGTTCGGCGCGGGGGCAGGGGAGCGGGTGGGGTTCGGGTGCCGGACGGCGTCCGGTGAGGGAACGGTGATCGTCGAGGTGCGGCTGTCGCTACCTCCGGTCGTCGGGTTGCGCGACGGGGAGGAGCTGGCGTCGCTGGGCACGCTGCTCGGCGACGCGCCGCCGATGGCGTTGCAGTGCCGGCACGGCAGCGTGCCGTGA
- a CDS encoding SseB family protein, whose product MELVDNVIVRRAVGEFAAHPDQRRALEVLRSCMYGELLFDVTGSDAPVDGSFPGGSRLQIRGGTGPGGGRALFAFTRQEEIARLYAPDTHTQSMVTPAAGALGMARQQRDAWLYIDPAGPTCALSAADIDFALRNPNNEPLKTALAALDTGHADRGDVLRVLVDDGPILLGADEKSVAGKVVARSMALADGSTALVGFTSAPEVVAFNPSDAVVALTAHEVLEMVRRDGYSAIVINPAGPSISYARNEIGNSA is encoded by the coding sequence ATGGAGTTGGTCGACAATGTGATCGTCCGTCGAGCCGTCGGTGAGTTCGCGGCCCATCCTGACCAGCGGCGTGCGCTCGAAGTGCTTCGGTCGTGCATGTACGGCGAACTTCTCTTCGACGTCACTGGATCAGATGCGCCAGTAGACGGTTCGTTCCCCGGCGGATCTCGGCTCCAAATCCGTGGTGGCACGGGCCCAGGTGGCGGTCGGGCGCTGTTCGCATTCACGCGGCAGGAGGAAATTGCCCGCCTGTATGCGCCGGATACTCACACTCAGTCGATGGTGACGCCGGCTGCGGGCGCATTGGGGATGGCGCGGCAACAACGCGATGCCTGGCTCTATATCGATCCTGCGGGGCCAACGTGTGCGCTGTCGGCCGCTGATATCGATTTCGCCTTGCGTAATCCGAACAACGAGCCTTTGAAGACGGCGCTCGCCGCGCTGGATACAGGTCACGCCGACAGGGGAGATGTCCTGCGAGTTCTTGTGGACGACGGCCCGATACTGCTGGGTGCGGACGAGAAGTCCGTCGCGGGCAAGGTGGTCGCTCGCTCTATGGCGTTGGCCGACGGCTCGACTGCCCTGGTCGGTTTCACGAGCGCGCCAGAGGTCGTTGCGTTCAACCCGTCGGATGCTGTCGTCGCTCTCACCGCGCACGAGGTGCTGGAGATGGTTCGCAGGGACGGCTACAGCGCAATCGTTATCAATCCCGCCGGTCCCTCAATCTCATACGCAAGAAATGAAATTGGGAACAGCGCGTAA
- a CDS encoding WXG100 family type VII secretion target — MALNLSELKQWPPEIADLAQSARDAVANHTDAADFYRSLVTVSTWEGQGAQAARSAMEATASDHDAVAESLGAAASRMELVHQDAEDLAETIRRILDDAAAQPAVTINETTNQVIPPDTGHMTDEYAAKVAAKVTDLQARIAIVLADGERIDAELAGAITAASGGAEPVVKSAGSLEDLLLPQDGEQRKSTPDSLDSALDQLTGESGDGAASTKPGGPEGSPTAGPTPMDPAKVQQFKELARQTMLRDGVPPEEIEQRLDAIVAAGQKPLPAARPTESGPKPPPSFADGFADGWFNTEEGIKDLIGANGSEDLKGAWTDLVTGSWERVTNPIDSLTEEVEHLTKYPEHYLGEVAGGTAITAPGAVFGGEAALAARGVGAGIPEDILHTPGGTDTFDNPTSLGPATGDHSPPAVWDYSDGYSPDAPRLASSLNDAFVNGQPTVDLARELADLSTHRMPSPTVDAGNADRVVLGKWAGQEDGYIGEARNNGGIYYDTGPDTWSAIGHALSNQEADALGWQVNEQFLKAQMEIGVARFDYVVQGTRFSSVEDVVRTDPNSFSAREIKYLMQNAPAYGYERIGNSWVRVGS, encoded by the coding sequence TCGCGAACCACACCGACGCCGCTGACTTTTATCGCTCGTTGGTCACGGTGTCCACGTGGGAGGGGCAGGGTGCGCAGGCGGCCCGGTCCGCGATGGAGGCCACGGCGAGCGATCACGACGCGGTGGCCGAAAGCCTGGGCGCCGCGGCGAGCCGGATGGAACTTGTCCACCAGGACGCCGAGGATCTCGCCGAGACCATAAGGCGCATCCTCGACGACGCCGCCGCCCAACCGGCGGTGACCATCAACGAGACCACCAACCAGGTGATCCCGCCCGACACCGGACACATGACAGACGAGTACGCCGCGAAGGTCGCGGCCAAAGTCACCGATCTACAGGCGCGCATCGCGATCGTACTTGCCGACGGCGAGCGAATAGACGCCGAACTGGCAGGTGCAATCACCGCGGCCAGCGGGGGCGCAGAGCCGGTGGTGAAGTCGGCAGGATCGCTGGAGGATCTGCTGCTCCCCCAGGACGGCGAGCAGCGTAAGTCCACACCCGACAGCCTCGACAGCGCACTGGATCAGCTCACCGGAGAATCCGGCGACGGTGCCGCGTCAACAAAGCCGGGCGGGCCCGAAGGCAGCCCCACCGCCGGGCCTACGCCGATGGACCCCGCCAAGGTCCAGCAGTTCAAAGAACTTGCGCGACAAACGATGCTGCGTGACGGTGTGCCGCCCGAGGAGATCGAGCAGCGACTCGATGCGATCGTCGCTGCAGGGCAGAAGCCACTACCCGCTGCCAGGCCGACCGAGAGCGGGCCGAAGCCACCGCCCAGCTTCGCCGACGGGTTCGCCGACGGCTGGTTCAACACCGAGGAAGGCATCAAAGACCTCATCGGAGCCAACGGATCAGAGGACCTCAAAGGCGCCTGGACCGACCTGGTCACGGGCAGCTGGGAACGAGTCACCAACCCGATCGACTCCTTGACCGAGGAAGTCGAGCACCTGACGAAGTACCCCGAGCACTATCTGGGGGAGGTGGCCGGCGGCACGGCCATCACTGCGCCGGGTGCCGTTTTCGGGGGTGAAGCCGCCCTCGCGGCCCGCGGCGTGGGGGCGGGCATCCCCGAAGACATCCTTCATACGCCAGGCGGCACAGACACATTCGACAACCCGACTTCACTCGGCCCCGCAACGGGCGATCACTCGCCACCTGCCGTCTGGGATTACTCTGACGGCTACTCGCCTGACGCTCCCCGATTGGCATCGAGTCTCAACGACGCCTTCGTGAACGGGCAGCCGACAGTTGACCTTGCGCGCGAACTCGCAGACCTCTCGACGCACCGCATGCCGAGCCCGACCGTCGACGCGGGCAACGCGGACCGCGTGGTCCTGGGCAAGTGGGCCGGACAGGAAGATGGATACATAGGTGAAGCCAGGAACAACGGGGGTATCTACTACGACACAGGACCCGACACTTGGAGCGCTATCGGTCACGCCCTCAGCAACCAGGAGGCCGATGCGCTCGGTTGGCAGGTAAACGAGCAATTCCTCAAAGCTCAGATGGAGATCGGTGTTGCGCGCTTCGACTATGTCGTTCAAGGTACGAGGTTTTCGTCGGTAGAAGACGTGGTTCGCACTGACCCAAATTCGTTCTCCGCGAGGGAGATAAAGTACCTGATGCAAAACGCACCGGCATACGGATATGAGCGGATCGGCAACTCGTGGGTGAGAGTAGGAAGTTGA